One Eptesicus fuscus isolate TK198812 chromosome 13, DD_ASM_mEF_20220401, whole genome shotgun sequence genomic window, TCAATACCATTGTAGGTACCACAGCAGGGCTAAGGGGGAAAGTCAGTAAAAGCTGGATCCATAATTCTCTTACCAACAAGTAGCTTTTCACTCTGTACCTGAAGCTATAACTTGTTGCTACTACTAtgtaatttcttaaaatgaaagtaTTACTCtggggaaatatttaaaatatatatctttttctattaaaaatatttatctttttttccaaaaacaaaaatCGGTTCCAACTGAAAAGTATTTTTCGAATTATTGGAGATATAGAAAAAGGTGGAAAGTGGAAAAATAAGTCTTTCCTACTGTCAATGAGATTAGCCTCCCAATAATACTAAGATCAAAAAGGAACTATCTGAAACGGCAGTGACTGGTGTTTTCTCTGTGGGCATTTAGTAAGTCACCCTCTCTGTCTTCTGCAGACCAGTGCCAGCTCTTCTGTCCTGGGTACCAAGGTGCCCTCCAGCAGCCTTTGGAGGGCATATGTTGCTGGTAGGACCTAGAACTGAAGTGGTGTGAATATAAAGTAATGAGACTgatgtgttttttaaacacacaTCTGCGTGTGTGCACGCACAGAGAACACAGGATACATACATTCAGGTGAGTGATACTCCCCACCAAAGTAGTCACTGAGGAGGTTCCACATATCGCAATGATCACCAAAATACTGACATCTCTGGAACTTATCTCTGGGAACTGTTTATGAGCTGCGCACGAAATGGCTCTGATGACTTTAAAGGTGCACCTCATTTATTATTCCAAGCCTTCTTGTTATCCCACCTTCTCTTCCAGAGGTTTCAATAGCTGCTGACTAGtctgaaatttaaaattctctctcCTATAACCCTAAAAGATTACAGATTTTCTCAGAGAAGGGAGACAAGTCTCctgagaagaaacaaaataaggGGACAGATAAATCCCTAGTGACCCTGATCAGTGAGTCATTGTTCTGGATCTTAGCTTCTgcctgaagaagaggaagaagttgGAATATTTGGCCATTAAGGTCCCTTCCAGTTCTAACATTTTAGGAGTCTATGTTTCCAGATGTTTCTAGACTTTGAGGACAGTTCCAGACATGTTTTCACCAATGGCAACATCATTGGAAAAACGATGCAGTATCCTGTTGGGGCCACTCACAGGGGACAACATACATTGGGATATATAAACTCTGAAAGGTTTGTTAAATGCCAGTCATATGACTTTATAGTAACAGCTCATACATGCACAGGGAATGTCAGCCCATCTGAGATTCCCTAAAATCACATCTTAATCCCTATTCTCAATGAGCCCAGATGGGCAGAAGCACCAAGCACCACCAGGGATGCAAAAGACACATGGTGTCAGCTGCTAAGGAAAATAAACCCCAAAGGTCCATGGGACTGAATTTACCAGCTGCATCCAGCTAGATACCTTGTTTCCATAGTATGGAGTTTCAGCATTGTTCTTGCCTGACTTCTGGGCAAAGTTTTTGGACTTTAGATCAACATTGCAGATAACCCTTGGCCACGTGGAGAGTAAtaatgatgtccaactgccttttATCTCACAGCCTGGAAAAAAGGAGGCTGTCAACTGTGGGGGTGGGACTAATTGCACAGCAAAGGTTTATAGTTCCAGTCAACCtcattatctgcaaaatgggtacTCAATGCCTAGCCAGCTTTCCCTAGGCTCCCCTGGCATGACCTTGGGTTGTAGTCCATAGAAACACCTGTCAGTGTGGAAAATCCATGGGATTTGTTGTCAGGAGACCCAGTGGTCAGTCTGGGCTAAGCCACTTAGTTGAGAGAACCTGAACACCTGCATTGCAGTTTCATCATCTAAAAATGGGGTTAATCCCACTTACACGTTAGGTCTCCTGGTAAGACCAAGTTCAACCATGACTGAAATGGTCTGTCAACTATACAGCATTAATCAAATGTTACTTCTTAACAGGGAATGTTAATTAGCTTTTGTAGAAGCATAAACTCACTGATCTTATTAGGAATATTTACTTGTGGCAAGGGTCAGGAGAAGGGCTACATGATCTTTTGGATTCTGCCAAGGAATTATATTGTTCcacttctttggaaaagatggAACTTATTTTTATCTGCAAGGTCGATTTAAAAATACACTCAGTTAAAAGAAGTCAGATCTATCGGTTTGAGAAGGTATCCCCTCTTTCCGCTACCATTTCTACCTCTGGCCGTTGTGCTCCTGAATCTCATTCCAAGTGGGTGCTGCCAGATTTGGCCCGAAGCCCTCAGGCCTGGGTCACCTAGGAGGTGGGGAGTGCTTCTGGCCTGGGTCACAGGGAGGCAGAGACACAGTTCCCTTGGATATAGACTACAAAGGCCCTGGAACCTCTCAGAACCACATCAGGGTGTTTTGCCATGAAGAAAAACCCCAAGTCAGAACACTGCGCTCTTCAGTATAAATGACCAAGCCCCAAACAAAGACCTCTTAAAAACAGGTAACACTGTCCATGAGGTGCTACTTGGCCCCGGCCACGCTGCTGGACCGTAAGAGATACTGATCCACACTTCCTTTTCGCCGACTCACAGTCCGCCTCTCATTGTCAAACATGCGCTGCAATTGCAGAGCCAACTGCCTGTCTTCTTCCTCCTGCTGCAATTTCTGCTCCATCTCTCGCAGGACTGGGTCCGCTGGGGCCAGACCCAACTCACCACTGCTTTGTCGCAGTTTCTTAAGGGGCCCATTTTGTTCCAAGTGCTTGGTCTTACAGTGTCTTTTCCGGCCCCGACGTAAGGCAGGAAGTGGCTCCTCACCTAGGTTGTCTGCCAGGACACCATTGGGCAGATCAAAATGATTCACTGTCTTcagctgtttctttgttttgaggACCCCACCCGAAACACTGTTTTTGGGTATCACTGAATTAATCGCTGAGATTTTCATGGCTGTGCTTACACAAGTTTTGTCTAACTTGGCATCTGGGGTTGACCCTGACCCTTCAAACTTTTCTTTCAAAGCAGTCCCACTGGCTCCCGCTCTGGATCCTGAAGAACAGCAGGTTTCCAATGGGATCTCAGTGCTCCTTTTACTGTCACTGCCCTGTTGTGCTTTTGTTTGGCTAACAGAGGGGAAATAATCCGGGTCAGCGGGGGCGGGTCCAACACACTCAGAGAGCGCATGTCCCCGGGACAGTCTTGTATTTAAAGCCAGACGCGGCCTCTCCTTGCTAGAATGGATAACTTCAGAAACGAGCACGTCTTCCCCTGTTTCTGGAGCCAAGGAGGTGAGGGTGGCTTTCGAAAGGGTTTTTTTGATCTGTCGCTCCTGGAAGATCTGTTCCCACTTTTTGAGGATCCGTGGACTGGCCTCATAAGAAGTCTGCTTCTGTAGACTTCTGTTTAGGTTGCGGGGTGTTGATTTGATGATGAGGGGACTTAGCACGCGGCCATCAGGGAGTCTCTTGGGAGGAGTACATGGTGAGCAGACTATGGGCTTGAAATGGTTGAGTTCTTCGGAGATGCTGTCATTGCTCTCAGGGCTGATGGAGCGCTCGGGCTTATGCAGGGAGGCCAAGGATGAGAGGGAGCTGAAGGGCAGACGCTTTTCAATGGTCAAGTCCGGGGCGGAGAGGCAGCGGTTGTTCTGCGTGGACAAGAGGACACCAATGATGGGGTTGGAGGTTGGGGTTATAGTTGTGACCTGAAAGAGGTTAAAAAgatgatacatacatacatatatacgcgtgtttttttcttcataattccTTCATAATGGTAGAGGGATAGGGAGGGAAAGGGTAAGAAAGGGATAAAGAGTGATATAAGCCTAAGAAAAGGGGGAAATCCCTAACCTAGAATGTACACCATTTTCAGAAATTCCTAAAACTtgaaacaatacaattaaaaatctaTAGGGAAAAAAGTCATCTACAACTAAAAACGTTCATCTACCAACCCTCATGCCACCCATCGGGCTACCAGTTCAAACTGTCTTCCCATCGTTGCTATTTATAAAATTCCCCCCGCATAACTCGTCTGCCAAGGACCCTGTGCCTCTTCTCATGGGATGTCTTCCTTCCTGGCCATGGACAGGAGGTGGCGGACAGGACTGGACGCCCAGGGCCGGTGTCTGAGGTGTACCTTGGCTTTGCTGGTTGGGGCTGCTCGGAGTCTGCTCCTCGTTCTGTCCTGGGCAGTGTCACTGCAGCTCTGACTCCTTTCTACCTTTAGGTTCctaaaaaagagtaaataaaagaCCAATAGTCAAGCGTAGCCCATAATGCTAgctaaggggaaaaaatgaaaatctctTCTGTCCTTTCAAAGCCACCCACCAAGAAAGACAATTCCCTTGGGCAACTGCAATGGAAAATGagttaatttagaaagaaaacacattCAAAGAACAAAACCTGTCAAAAGAAAAGGAGTTCTCCAGAGAGGACATTTGGTTTACGCTTTTGTTTCCAAACTAGAACTGCTTCAGTAACACAAGACTAATGGCTGTTCTGCTCATGCTGTGAGAGATACGGGGCTACTTCACCTTCCTTAATAGAGTGGACACACTGTCCGATCACCTTTGCAAACAACAGATTTTCCCCCTTCAAATGTCTCCACAAACAATCTAAATCAGCCATGAAACAAGTACCTACAAATATGTAAGTACCCAAAATGCCACTCACTGATGAGCATTATCTGGGCAGTGAAAACACAGAGAAGAATAAGATACCGTCTAAGTCTTCAAGGAATCAGAGTCCAGTGAGGCATACAAATACATGACTCAATACCATACAGTGAAATGGCACAACAACAAAAGTGTGCCTAAAAGACCGACTGGCATAAAAGAGGGGTTGTTAGTGACGTGGATGGAGTGAGAGCAGGGCAGGAAAAGCCAAAAGTCACGGTGGACACACAGTCATGCAGATGATTCCAAACAAATTATTTCCCTAAATAGTTTTCCTTAGCTTTGGAATGGAACACATCGTATCTATTTTTTATAGCAAACGACCTACTTTTGAAGTTTTACTATGTCAGAGAAAAATTTATAAAGGTGGTAATGAAGTATATTTTCAGGGCACCTCTCCTCTTCCTACATTTCTAGCAAAGGCCTGTCCTACCTATGACTTCCATTCCAGCATTTCTGTGATATTCCTCCCATTCAAAACTTCTCATCCTATGTCTGAGGGCCACGTCACCTTGCTAGATGGCTTCAATCTGATGAACAAATCTATGCTGTGTTATCAACAGGAGAAAGTGGTGGCCAACCTGCATTACATGTCTGCACTTCAAGAAAATTCAACACTGAACCTAAACAATGTGAGAGTTGTACCCTCTAGTGTGAGATTTACTTTGGAACAGGTGGTAAACTTCAACATCACCCTATAAAGGCAGCTTAGAAGTCAGCTTGGTTTGTATTTTACCTAGACCAATATTGAAATCCATTTGTACTCCCAGAACTTACACAAACTGTCAGTGTTGTAAGCCACCCAGAGGTAAACTGGACTGCAGATTAAAATGCTGCAGTGAGTAACATGTACTTTGGGTCGGGGGGAATGGATACAGAGCTGAAAAAGACagcattattatttcaaatatatgacTTGTTTGGCATGATTTAATCGGAGAAAGAAGTAGACACTTAGACACTC contains:
- the RNF169 gene encoding E3 ubiquitin-protein ligase RNF169 — translated: MAAAGPSTRASSAAAAAALSRRSRRGRCDEMAAAKAGAQGRASGRTLLVLPQTLLQPPPRSEEPGCAGRLETPGEAAALPGGHSRCRGCAQRAADAAGPACPRCRARGPGWARRRARDDGQASAEVPGERARRQPERCRPRRDGGAAAAGPRPEPEPRAAPAEPEFIFRTPIKLSKPGELREEYESLRKLKEEKLQEEKTSEDQIHKLLPEDTDTGKRKMDEQKKRDEPLVLKTNLERCPARLSDSENEEPSRGKMTQTHRSAFVSKNSSYSLAFLAGNLKVERSQSCSDTAQDRTRSRLRAAPTSKAKVTTITPTSNPIIGVLLSTQNNRCLSAPDLTIEKRLPFSSLSSLASLHKPERSISPESNDSISEELNHFKPIVCSPCTPPKRLPDGRVLSPLIIKSTPRNLNRSLQKQTSYEASPRILKKWEQIFQERQIKKTLSKATLTSLAPETGEDVLVSEVIHSSKERPRLALNTRLSRGHALSECVGPAPADPDYFPSVSQTKAQQGSDSKRSTEIPLETCCSSGSRAGASGTALKEKFEGSGSTPDAKLDKTCVSTAMKISAINSVIPKNSVSGGVLKTKKQLKTVNHFDLPNGVLADNLGEEPLPALRRGRKRHCKTKHLEQNGPLKKLRQSSGELGLAPADPVLREMEQKLQQEEEDRQLALQLQRMFDNERRTVSRRKGSVDQYLLRSSSVAGAK